AAGGTGGTGAGCTGGTAGAGCTAGTCTTAAAATCTCTTTtgtaagaaaaattacaaattaatatTGCTTTAggggaggttcaagaagccaagacAAGGTAATTTTGGCTAGGAAGATAAGAGTTGTAGTTATATTTTTCTTATCAATCTTTATTTTCTCCCTAGCATACTTTTTTATATTACAGACCTTAAAAATGGAttcatattaattatttttacttttttcccctcctcgtTGATTAGTTTTTCAAAAGACATCACTACTACACAACCTCATTTCAAAATGAAGGCTTTTATCTGGACTCTAGGTGTACTATTCTTCTTATTAACGCCCACTGGACAATGCACAGGAGGACAgtccaaaaccaaaaaaataacccAGCGGAGGTACCCTCGTGCGGCAGAtggtagagaggaaggaaagaaatgtggTTATACATTCCTGGTACCTGAACAAAAAATAACAGGGCCAATTTGTGTCAACACCAAAGGGCAAGATGCAGGCAACATAAAAGACATGATCACGAGGATGGACATAGAGAACCTGAAGGACGTACTCTCCAAGCAGAAGCGGGAGATAGATATCTTGCAATTGGTGGTAGACGTAGATGGAAATATTGTGAATGAGGTAAAGCTGCTGAGAAAAGAAAGCCGTAACATGAACTCCCGGGTCACTCAACTCTATATGCAACTCTTGCATGAGATTATTCGTAAGAGGGATAATTCACTTGAGCTTTCCCAACTGGAAAACAAAATCCTCAATATCACAACAGAAATGTTGAAGATGGCAACAAGGTACAGGGAGCTAGAGGTGAAATATGCTTCTCTGACTGATCTTGTAAATAATCAATCGGTGATGATCACTTTGTTGGAGGAGCAGTGCCTGCGGATATTTTCCAGACAGGACACCCACGTATCTCCTCCTCTTGTTCAGGTGGTGCCACAGCATATTCCTAACAGCCAACAGTACACTCCTGGTTTGTTGGGAGGTAACGAGATACAGAGAGACCCAAGTTATCCTAGAGATTTAAGGCCACCACCTGATCCTGCAACTTCTCCCACCAAAAGTCCTTTCAAGATACCTCCAGTAACATTCATCAATGAAGGTGAGTGAGTTACCCCAATTGCCATTAGAGATATACAGGGTAAGACTTTTATGGTTTACAGTGTAAGAATGTACATCACACAGGCAGAAAACATACCTTAATCCTTATTAGGATTCCACTATTTTTATTACTGTAACATATTTTGCAGTAGGTGTGGTATAGAAAGCTGTCCTAAaggccaggaagatctgagttcaggttACAAAACTTCTCAGGACCACCCTCACCCCCTACCTCCCCTTTAAGACTAAAAGTTGAAGAGAACTTTTTACTCTAGCAGAAGATCCTTACTAGGCACAATCAACACCAGTCAAATTTCAGGTCTGGCCCCccaaaaaccccaaaaaacaaagaacaacagaTGAATACTTGTCTATTTTGAATAGCAACAGCAAATTCAACTTGGTATATACATAACATGCATGAACTTCCCCCTTCCTACTCCCCCGCCGCCCCAAATCTTTATAGTTGAAGGTATTGATGTCAATTTTGAATGACTTCCACactcttttccccagtctccttGCTTTCAGGACCCAGAGAACTGCTGGAAATAGTCACAATAACTGGTTTATGGTTGcaatccattatattcatgttctCTAACTTCAACCAGGACCCTCCGTACTTTTCTTTTAATGATTCCCAACACATCATTCCACAAAAGATCCACAATTTTAAGCTGTCTTTGCTCTTTTTAAATCCCCATTTCCCACATGTCTTATTCTTGGCCCAAGATTTTGAGTCCAGCTTTACTGAAAATTGTATAGACAGAACACTGGACTAGGTATTAAAAGATCTGAGTCTGTGACTACTAGGGTGAGAGCTTAggcaaataaatttattttttaggtctaaatttcctcttttataaaacgGAAATAATACCTTTAACAACTTCACAAAACTGTTACCATTAAGATTCATGTCAGGATATTTTGAAATTGTAAAATGTTAATATAAATAGTTGATTTTGTGATTTTAGAGCACTAGTCATGAGTCTTCCTAGTTTCCCATTTGCACCTTTAAGTCTGTATCTACACCAGCTTGTTTCCTTCCAAGGGTATCCTTTTCAAGGTTAAGCTTCCTACAGGTACATTTATTAGTATGAAAGCTCATGAGAATAGGTATTGTTCTGATTTTCGCACAGTGCCTAGCGTATTAAGTAGGCTTGTTGACTGATCAATCCAACCCTCTGGAATGGACAGGGCTCAATGAATAATAGcaagtgtttttctttctttttaaactctttctctctctgagatATCTTATCCATTCCTGTTACTTCAATAATAACTTGATTTGCATGACTCCCCAAATTAATTGAATTTACATACAATGCTTTAAAGTTAAGtgtatatcatttcatttgatctttagaaTAATTTGGTGAGGATAAGTGACAGTAAGTGATCAGGAAGCCAGTAAGCATTGGTGGAAGGGTCTGAATGTCCAATGACTAGTAGTTGGAtcataaaataaacaagttaaattaaaatagaaggaaaaaaacttaattttttagaaaaagtAAAGTTTGCTTTCAAGTATGTCATTCTAATAACATTATGACCTATTATTCTAGGTTGTTGCAACACAACAGCTGACCAAGCATAGACAAGTAcgaaagaaaaggaaagccaaTGATTGGTTAGGGagtcttctttttctgaaaatctgGTACAGATTTCTAACAATTCAGtaactctatccatttcatccaatatatatgaatattaacttttaattgcattgatttttaaaaaaactttct
The DNA window shown above is from Notamacropus eugenii isolate mMacEug1 chromosome 2, mMacEug1.pri_v2, whole genome shotgun sequence and carries:
- the ANGPTL1 gene encoding angiopoietin-related protein 1 is translated as MKAFIWTLGVLFFLLTPTGQCTGGQSKTKKITQRRYPRAADGREEGKKCGYTFLVPEQKITGPICVNTKGQDAGNIKDMITRMDIENLKDVLSKQKREIDILQLVVDVDGNIVNEVKLLRKESRNMNSRVTQLYMQLLHEIIRKRDNSLELSQLENKILNITTEMLKMATRYRELEVKYASLTDLVNNQSVMITLLEEQCLRIFSRQDTHVSPPLVQVVPQHIPNSQQYTPGLLGGNEIQRDPSYPRDLRPPPDPATSPTKSPFKIPPVTFINEGPFKDCQQAKEAGHSVSGIYMIKPENSNGPVQLWCENSLDPGGWTVIQKRTDGSVNFFRNWENYKKGFGNVDGEYWLGLENIYLLTNQDNYRLLIELEDWSDKKVYAEYSSFRLESENEFYRLRLGTYQGNAGDSMMWHNGKQFTTLDRDKDMYTGNCAHFHKGGWWYNACAHSNLNGVWYRGGHYRSKHQDGIFWAEYRGGSYSLRAVQMMIRPIE